In the Leifsonia sp. 466MF genome, one interval contains:
- a CDS encoding DNA polymerase Y family protein — translation MTNGTREAVVTRAIVLWCPDWPVIAAQQALDLPPDEPLALVEKGVVFACSPAARADGVKRGLRMREAQARCPQLNVLPYDPVLDARAFEPVLAAIEEITPGVQPVRPGTCVLRARGPARYYGGEEQATAELLRCLEGLGLPDARVGIADGPFAAEQAARSTGAARPLVSATSTGTTSTDAAASTDATTGRAADPPAPHFWARSRVRIIPSGGSPRFLAPLPVAHLGFAELTPLLRRLGLHTLGDIAALSRVDMRERFGERGELAHTLASGLDGTAVVPRTPPKQLDRSIEFEPPLDRVDQVTFAVRGTAEQFIGGLTKAGLVCTSLRVEVTDESGRVSERTWLHPRLFSPPDVVDRVRWQLQGSGAIDSGLASPISRVVLEPEAVDDIGHHEDGLWGGGADERIHHGLTRVQSMLGHEAVVTATIGGGRAPGERQVLVPWGDRPVGVARADQPWPGSLPAPAPSTVFEVPRPVAVLTEEGAPVEVTDRGDVTAPIARFSATGQARDARPVDSWAGPWPVRERWWDATLSRAMHRFQLVDADGTAWLLALAGSGWFAEARYD, via the coding sequence ATGACGAACGGAACACGCGAAGCCGTCGTCACCCGGGCGATCGTGCTCTGGTGCCCCGACTGGCCGGTCATCGCTGCGCAGCAGGCGCTCGACCTGCCACCCGACGAGCCACTCGCCCTGGTCGAGAAGGGCGTCGTGTTCGCCTGCTCCCCGGCCGCTCGAGCCGACGGGGTGAAGCGCGGGCTGCGGATGCGCGAGGCGCAGGCGCGCTGCCCCCAGCTGAACGTGCTGCCGTACGATCCGGTGCTCGATGCCCGGGCGTTCGAGCCGGTGCTCGCCGCGATCGAGGAGATCACCCCCGGCGTACAGCCGGTCCGCCCCGGCACCTGCGTGCTCCGGGCGCGCGGACCGGCGCGCTACTACGGCGGCGAGGAGCAGGCGACCGCCGAGCTGCTGCGCTGCCTGGAAGGGCTGGGCCTGCCGGATGCCCGGGTCGGGATCGCCGACGGTCCCTTCGCCGCCGAGCAGGCCGCGCGCTCGACGGGAGCCGCCCGGCCGCTCGTCAGCGCCACCTCCACCGGGACGACGTCGACCGATGCCGCCGCGTCGACCGATGCCACCACCGGTCGCGCCGCTGATCCCCCCGCCCCGCACTTCTGGGCCCGCAGTCGTGTGCGCATCATCCCGTCCGGCGGCTCCCCACGGTTCCTGGCACCGCTCCCGGTCGCCCACCTGGGCTTCGCCGAGCTCACGCCGCTGCTGCGCCGGTTGGGGCTGCATACCCTCGGCGACATCGCCGCGCTCTCGCGCGTGGACATGCGGGAGCGGTTCGGCGAGCGGGGCGAGCTCGCGCACACCCTCGCCAGCGGACTCGACGGCACGGCGGTGGTGCCGCGGACTCCGCCGAAGCAGCTCGACCGCTCCATCGAGTTCGAACCTCCCCTCGACCGTGTCGACCAGGTGACCTTCGCCGTGCGCGGCACGGCCGAGCAGTTCATCGGCGGGCTCACCAAGGCCGGGCTCGTGTGCACGTCACTGCGGGTGGAGGTCACCGACGAGTCCGGGCGGGTCAGCGAGCGCACCTGGCTCCACCCCCGGTTGTTCTCTCCGCCCGACGTGGTCGACCGCGTCCGCTGGCAGCTGCAGGGCTCCGGCGCGATCGACTCCGGGCTGGCGTCCCCGATCTCCCGGGTGGTGCTGGAGCCGGAGGCGGTCGACGACATCGGCCATCACGAAGACGGACTGTGGGGCGGCGGCGCCGACGAGCGCATCCACCACGGCCTCACCCGGGTGCAGAGCATGCTCGGGCACGAAGCGGTGGTCACGGCCACGATCGGCGGTGGCCGCGCGCCCGGTGAACGGCAGGTGCTGGTGCCGTGGGGCGACCGGCCTGTGGGGGTGGCCCGCGCCGACCAGCCGTGGCCCGGATCGCTGCCGGCACCTGCGCCGTCGACCGTGTTCGAGGTCCCGCGTCCCGTCGCGGTGCTCACCGAAGAGGGCGCGCCGGTCGAGGTGACCGATCGCGGAGACGTGACCGCGCCGATCGCCCGCTTCTCCGCCACCGGCCAGGCACGGGACGCCCGGCCGGTCGACTCCTGGGCCGGGCCCTGGCCCGTGCGGGAGCGGTGGTGGGACGCCACCCTCTCCCGGGCGATGCACCGCTTCCAGCTGGTCGACGCCGACGGCACCGCCTGGCTGCTCGCACTGGCGGGCTCCGGCTGGTTCGCGGAGGCGCGCTATGACTGA
- a CDS encoding NUDIX domain-containing protein: MRPTYPAAVYLCLFDGDRILLQRRAGTGYRDGELSLPAGHIEPGESATAALLREAREEIGLALGPDQVRLALVQHGRADGDAYIDFFFAAALPAGAVPVIGSRRRLPSWSGRRCACSRAMSSR, translated from the coding sequence GTGCGCCCGACCTATCCCGCCGCCGTGTACCTGTGCCTGTTCGACGGCGACCGCATCCTGCTGCAACGCCGCGCGGGGACGGGGTATCGGGACGGCGAGCTGTCGCTCCCCGCCGGACACATCGAGCCGGGGGAGTCGGCCACGGCCGCGCTGCTCCGTGAGGCGCGGGAGGAGATCGGCCTCGCGCTCGGTCCCGATCAGGTGCGGCTCGCCCTGGTCCAGCATGGTCGCGCGGACGGTGACGCCTACATCGACTTCTTCTTCGCTGCCGCACTCCCCGCGGGTGCGGTTCCCGTGATCGGGAGCCGGAGAAGGCTTCCGAGCTGGTCTGGGCGCCGCTGCGCGTGCTCCCGGGCGATGTCATCCCGGTGA
- a CDS encoding DUF3097 domain-containing protein, with protein sequence MDDRYGTDVLAGDWRSAGKKPVPTVEAVRDLVLEDAASGFCGAITRLEAQTVELEDYFGKKRVFPLTGSFLIDGEPVRLVVPSRTPAGPTRTASGSFAVGDQKARVARASRIFVEGRHDAELVERVWGDDLRVEGVVVEYLEGVDDLDAIVREFQPDRGRRIGVLVDHLVPGSKESRIAEQVARGPYGAHVLVVGHPYIDIWQAVKPQRVGLDAWPSIPRSISWKHGICAALGLPHETQADIARAWKRILGQVRSYTDLEPELLGRVEQLIDFVTEPQAR encoded by the coding sequence ATGGACGACCGCTACGGAACCGATGTGCTCGCCGGCGACTGGAGAAGCGCCGGCAAGAAGCCCGTCCCCACCGTCGAAGCCGTACGAGACCTCGTCCTCGAGGACGCAGCATCCGGCTTCTGCGGCGCGATCACGCGACTCGAGGCGCAGACGGTCGAACTCGAGGACTACTTCGGCAAGAAGCGCGTCTTCCCACTGACAGGCTCGTTCCTCATCGACGGAGAGCCGGTACGCCTGGTCGTCCCATCCCGCACCCCGGCCGGCCCCACGCGGACCGCATCCGGATCGTTCGCCGTCGGCGACCAGAAGGCACGCGTCGCCCGCGCCAGCCGCATCTTCGTGGAGGGTCGCCACGACGCCGAACTGGTCGAGCGAGTCTGGGGCGACGACCTGCGCGTCGAAGGCGTCGTCGTCGAATACCTCGAAGGCGTCGACGACCTCGACGCGATCGTCCGCGAGTTCCAGCCGGACCGCGGACGGCGCATCGGCGTCCTCGTCGACCACCTCGTCCCCGGGTCCAAAGAGAGCCGGATCGCCGAGCAGGTGGCACGCGGGCCGTACGGCGCGCACGTCCTCGTCGTCGGCCACCCCTACATCGATATCTGGCAGGCGGTGAAGCCGCAGCGGGTCGGCCTCGACGCCTGGCCGAGCATCCCCCGCTCGATCTCCTGGAAGCACGGCATCTGCGCCGCCCTCGGCCTCCCCCACGAGACGCAGGCCGACATCGCACGCGCCTGGAAGCGCATCCTCGGCCAGGTCCGCTCCTACACCGATCTCGAGCCCGAGCTGCTCGGCCGGGTCGAGCAGCTGATCGACTTCGTCACCGAACCCCAAGCGCGGTAG
- a CDS encoding DUF6504 family protein encodes MTEIDETVTVWTTDEGVPIRLVWRSTRYRVSDTPTVWAEACAWWRPFGEHRYPIGSVPRSIGGWRFQGTSEDGEAHVFDVRHDASARSWRLVRVFD; translated from the coding sequence ATGACCGAGATCGACGAGACCGTCACCGTCTGGACGACCGACGAGGGCGTCCCCATCCGGCTCGTGTGGAGATCCACTCGATACCGGGTGTCCGACACCCCGACCGTCTGGGCGGAGGCCTGTGCCTGGTGGCGCCCCTTCGGCGAGCATCGCTACCCCATCGGCAGCGTCCCCCGGTCGATCGGCGGTTGGCGATTCCAGGGGACCAGCGAAGACGGCGAGGCCCACGTCTTCGACGTCCGGCACGACGCGAGCGCCCGATCGTGGCGGCTGGTCCGCGTTTTCGACTGA